The Haliotis asinina isolate JCU_RB_2024 chromosome 3, JCU_Hal_asi_v2, whole genome shotgun sequence genome segment AAATCTTCAATGTCCATGTCCCAAGTCTTCCATGTCTATGTCCACAAATCTTCAATATCCATATTCACAAATCTTCAATGTCCATGTCCCAAGTCTTCCATGTCTATGTCCACAAATCTTCAATATCCATATTCACAAATCTTCTATGTCCATGTCCCAAGTCTTCCATGTCTATGCCCTCAAGTCTTCAATATCCATGTCCCCAAGTCTGCAATATCCATATCCCCAATGTTCAAGTCCCCAAGTCTTCAATGTCAGTATCCTGAAGTATGTTTCAGGTTCATCCCGTCACTGGAATGGTATTCAATCTTGCCATACTAAAAGACCTTATGACTGTAAGCATACATATGCTCAAGTGGTTGCGTGTTTCTGTTCATGTTTGTGTCTTCTTGTACGTATCTTTATATATCTCTACATATGTCAGTCTGTGTATGCGTAGAGTTGTAATGTGTCGTGTTTGTAAATGTGTGCGTTTGTGCCTTGGTAAATGTGTTTCCATCTAGTTGCTTCCCTGAAGGGCACATGTAAATGTGTCTGTAAATGCATGAAGGTGCATGCTCACAAGCGTAATAAAGTCCTTGATCACCCCCAGTTCTCTTATCCACCGAAATAGGATTCAGGTTATATGATTTCAGGAATGTATCATGGATGTGTTTGACCACAAGAACATCAACATGGACGTCCCTCACTTCCGGGATACAGTCTCGTGAGTTTCCTTCCCTGATCTTTGCTATACAACCAGCACGGCTCTGTTTCGTACAGTGATCTCTGACGAGTAGGTAACTGACCTGCCTTCATTGTACCTGTAGTACAAGTCGTGAACTATACCGTGCCTAAGTATTGGAATGCCTTACAAATGCTATTTACATTAATTATTTTTGTTATATCTGCAAATACTAAAATCAACTATTTAAGGTAAACGCGCCTAATCATTTATTTCACTGTCATCATGACTGGTACGGAGATGTGCATGTATTGATTACCCTCAACTTATCTAAAAAACGTATGTTTCtattatttcaggatttcaTGACTATTATACTGATGCCATATACGTTACTAGCTTTCATACTTTCAGACATTATCAATTTATACTGATCCAGTACGTGAGTTTACAGTGTTAATAGTTTCTCAGTAATGAACAATTTCTGGTACTCTTCCGTGCAAGTTTCATGCGGGATTTGGATGCACACTCTCAAAGAGAGGAAGCTTGtctccagcacacaaagtcaatgTCAAACTCACAGCTTGATATCAGCCAGCTGTCAGACTTTCATTGTGGAACCAGCGACAGTGCTGTGCTTTCCCAAACAGAACATAATTGTATTGCAGCTGACTGCTTTCTGAAAGTCATGCGCACTAACATTTTGAATGGTCTGAACTTTTCACAAGTGACTGATACCCATTTACCATGAACTTTATTGTTACATGCAATGTAGAAGATTGTGTGTTGGTTTTATTGCAGGACCACGGAGAACATCGTGCTGTTCATCTGGAATCAACTGAACAGAAGGATCCCCGCCGATCTCCTCTACGAAGTGCGCGTGCAGTCCAACGAAAAAAACATTGTGACCTACCGTGGTGAGAACGACCCTGTGCAGTCACAGTTAGAGTAGTCTCCCCTGCAGCTGAACACACTATTGGACACACGATCACATGTGGGGCTAgaaatgtacacatatgtaCACGTACAGCTGCGTCAGTACACCATGTATCTGATTATGAGATCACGGGCACCTGTCTCGGGTAGAACACTCCGAGCTGAGCGATAAGTATATTCCACCCCAAAGTCAGTGTCACTGACGTTGTAATTAATgccttttaaaaatgaaataaaaacacaacTCTACTATTCATTTGCTGTCCGTTTTCCCTCCTTTTTCTCTCCGAAGTAGGAACATATAGATATTTCTAGTTTtagtgaaatatgatgaaaCACGACGTTGGGTGTTGGATAGCCTTACTTTGCCCGATATTGTACTCCGTAACAACATACCGAACACAAAACTTTCCACAGCCTCATATTGAGAGAAAATAAAAAAGTGGAGAGTGAGCTTGGGATAAAAGAACGCGAAATTCGAGCTGAAAAAGAAACAATCTGAAACAACGAATTACGAACTGATGTGTCACAGTACCTCGCCAGATGGTATCTAGGTAATTTGATCTTCAAAGGCAAATTTGACTTGATATGCTTTTCTCTGGACAGCTTTTCTAAAGGTTGAAATGTCTTGAAAGtaaataaaatgtatttaagGACATGATGTATTTACGGACATGATGTTTATTTCGCATTACCTATTGATAAGGTGTGGCTCAGGAGACACTGGACGTATCTAGACGAGCAGTCATTATTTACTGACTCACAGGGTTAGTTTTAGGCAGTCAGTGTTTCCAGGCAGGCATTCACAGATACTAGACAAGAAATGGATAGTTCAACCTCTGCTAGATTTCGCTTAAATGTTCAAGTTCTGGTTCTGACTTCGTTGCGGGAAAGGTCAAGTTCTACTCAGTGTGGTTCTTGATTTCCTCCGCAGGAGTGACAAAAGTTTGTTGC includes the following:
- the LOC137279161 gene encoding 6-pyruvoyl tetrahydrobiopterin synthase-like isoform X1, with the translated sequence MEPTKGKIAYVSRSEIFSAGHRLFSKDLTEEENANMFGKCSTVNGHGHNYKVRVTLRGPVHPVTGMVFNLAILKDLMTECIMDVFDHKNINMDVPHFRDTVSTTENIVLFIWNQLNRRIPADLLYEVRVQSNEKNIVTYRGENDPVQSQLE
- the LOC137279161 gene encoding 6-pyruvoyl tetrahydrobiopterin synthase-like isoform X2; this encodes MEPTKGKIAYVSRSEIFSAGHRLFSKDLTEEENANMFGKCSTVNGHGHNYKVRVTLRGPECIMDVFDHKNINMDVPHFRDTVSTTENIVLFIWNQLNRRIPADLLYEVRVQSNEKNIVTYRGENDPVQSQLE